A stretch of the Bdellovibrio sp. 22V genome encodes the following:
- a CDS encoding HAMP domain-containing sensor histidine kinase, whose amino-acid sequence MPGLIRFRWIAIVFLLLGTLPLLKWGYLQRRDFPYVIAVLILLGIFNILAQGIWPKEETAKQRHVLVHLWIDLLAAVGLLFVSGSANNPFVSILCIHSFLGGMLLRGRGSYLFGATVLILLGLLQIETYLDARMTVGFDPSELFVSFLSQWVLITASWLVSHYFSQLLHKNEMRIRLLQNRQHQADRLKSLGALTAGFSHQLATPMNSLSLRMERGLRKLETQEVLSAREEFVKAQNSLQECVQVFQHMASIFSRSSEAELQTVTLNRLVPDLIKVWEKEHPPTQVEHQAMAETMKCRLHVLAFSQTFLDLLDNAYEASTSSQPLYVRLYKDMNWAVLEVTDLGPGLSQEILSRLGEPFVTSKADGNGLGLYSASMMAQAAGGEFEIFNNSSGKGATAKLRLPLEEA is encoded by the coding sequence ATGCCCGGACTTATTCGCTTTCGCTGGATCGCCATTGTCTTTTTGTTGCTAGGAACTTTGCCGCTTCTGAAGTGGGGGTATCTGCAACGCCGTGATTTTCCGTACGTCATCGCAGTTCTTATTTTGCTGGGGATCTTCAATATCTTAGCGCAGGGGATTTGGCCGAAAGAAGAAACAGCGAAACAAAGACACGTTCTTGTTCATCTGTGGATTGACCTTCTGGCAGCGGTCGGACTTTTATTTGTCAGTGGTTCCGCAAACAATCCCTTTGTCAGCATTCTTTGCATCCATTCCTTTTTGGGAGGCATGCTTTTGCGCGGTCGCGGTTCTTACCTGTTCGGGGCGACGGTCCTGATTCTTTTGGGATTGCTGCAAATCGAAACTTATCTTGATGCACGCATGACGGTGGGCTTTGATCCTTCCGAGTTGTTTGTCAGTTTTCTGTCGCAATGGGTTTTGATCACGGCTTCTTGGCTTGTCAGTCATTATTTTTCACAGCTCTTGCACAAAAACGAAATGCGCATTCGCCTGCTGCAAAACCGTCAGCATCAAGCCGACCGCTTAAAATCCTTGGGAGCTTTAACGGCCGGTTTTTCGCATCAACTGGCAACGCCGATGAATTCTTTGTCTTTAAGAATGGAAAGAGGCCTGCGCAAACTTGAAACTCAAGAAGTGCTCTCGGCCCGCGAAGAGTTTGTAAAAGCGCAAAACTCTTTACAAGAATGTGTTCAGGTTTTTCAACACATGGCTTCGATCTTTTCCCGCTCTTCGGAAGCTGAATTGCAAACCGTGACTCTGAATCGCCTGGTGCCGGATTTAATCAAAGTGTGGGAAAAAGAACATCCGCCAACGCAAGTTGAACACCAGGCCATGGCAGAGACGATGAAATGTCGTTTGCATGTGCTGGCCTTCTCGCAAACTTTCTTGGACTTGTTGGACAATGCCTATGAAGCTTCGACTTCATCCCAACCTCTCTATGTGCGACTGTATAAGGATATGAATTGGGCGGTGCTTGAAGTAACGGATTTGGGACCAGGATTGTCGCAAGAAATTCTGTCTCGCTTAGGCGAGCCTTTTGTTACCAGCAAAGCGGACGGCAATGGTTTAGGTCTTTACTCCGCCTCGATGATGGCGCAAGCTGCCGGCGGGGAGTTTGAAATTTTTAATAACAGTTCCGGTAAGGGCGCGACGGCGAAACTGCGTCTGCCTTTGGAGGAAGCATGA
- a CDS encoding response regulator: MMDIKGKKLLLVEDDKGLREVLTEELQERGLIVTAFAETPPIAEIGEHDWALLDLRVGSENSLDFLKELKAKYFGTKVVMMSGFGSVASAVKAMQLGAFNFIAKPVTTDMILKAFTDQPLGEDVPEKEISLARMEREYIDYILQNSEGNITQAAKKLGLHRQSLQRKLRKNIPK; the protein is encoded by the coding sequence ATGATGGATATCAAAGGTAAAAAACTTTTATTAGTCGAAGACGACAAAGGTTTGCGCGAAGTTCTGACAGAAGAATTGCAAGAGCGCGGATTGATCGTAACAGCTTTTGCCGAAACTCCACCTATTGCCGAAATCGGAGAGCATGATTGGGCTCTTCTTGATTTGCGTGTAGGCTCTGAAAACAGTTTGGATTTTTTAAAAGAACTGAAGGCGAAATATTTCGGCACCAAAGTCGTCATGATGAGCGGATTCGGCAGTGTCGCTTCGGCGGTAAAGGCCATGCAGCTCGGAGCTTTTAACTTTATAGCAAAACCTGTAACGACAGATATGATTCTTAAGGCGTTTACCGATCAGCCTCTGGGCGAAGATGTTCCCGAGAAAGAAATTTCCCTGGCGCGGATGGAGCGCGAATATATCGATTATATTTTGCAGAATTCCGAAGGCAACATCACGCAAGCCGCGAAGAAGCTCGGTTTGCATCGTCAAAGTTTGCAAAGAAAACTTCGCAAGAACATTCCCAAATAA
- the lspA gene encoding signal peptidase II — protein sequence MKKKYIWLVLISGFLVALDQVIKVYVHTHFHLGESVSVIPNFFNLTYVRNFGAAFGFLAESHPSFREIFFLSMPPIALVIILGILRGVKDDDTKQIIALSSIFGGAIGNYIDRLRFRYVIDFLDFHIYGRWSWPAFNVADMAIVGGVGMLLLLMVLDKKKENKEGAA from the coding sequence ATGAAGAAAAAATACATCTGGCTAGTTCTAATCTCTGGATTCCTGGTTGCCTTGGATCAGGTGATTAAAGTTTACGTGCACACGCACTTTCACTTGGGTGAATCTGTCAGCGTGATCCCCAACTTCTTCAATCTTACTTATGTTAGAAATTTCGGAGCGGCTTTTGGATTCCTGGCGGAAAGCCATCCTTCATTCCGCGAGATTTTCTTCCTTTCTATGCCGCCGATCGCTTTGGTGATCATCTTGGGAATTCTTCGCGGCGTGAAAGACGACGACACAAAACAAATCATCGCACTTTCCAGCATCTTTGGCGGTGCTATCGGAAATTACATCGACCGTTTGCGCTTCCGCTACGTGATCGACTTTTTGGATTTCCATATTTACGGGCGCTGGAGCTGGCCAGCCTTTAACGTTGCCGATATGGCGATTGTTGGCGGCGTCGGAATGCTTCTGCTCTTGATGGTTCTTGATAAGAAAAAAGAAAACAAAGAAGGCGCTGCTTAG
- a CDS encoding sigma-54 dependent transcriptional regulator, with amino-acid sequence MLKVLVVDDDQGLRLSVKSALAITQRFEVDEAFDGVNALEKVKASEKKYDLVILDVDMPRMNGLEALRQIKEFDPGIIVIIMTAHATLNDAIQAVKDGAYNYLQKPVGSEDLLQLIDKAVNAHNLISNIAASAPVMVEAGRKIIGHTSQMQKVFNIIHRLAKVDTPVLIRGASGTGKELVAKAIHYNSARKDEKFVAINCSAIPENLFESELFGHEKGSFTGADQRKIGKFQFAEGGTLFLDEVGDMPQLMQVKILRVLQEKVFTPVGSNREFPTNVRIIAATNRPLEDMIKAGTFREDLFYRLNVVPIFLPALAERKDDMEHMVNIFIKKFNQAHGKRINGIAPDAMAVLKKHSWPGNIRELENVIEHAFVLEMTNIITIASLPESLLIATGTNLIDVPVLETAQSIASAGIAPAVQAHANLNDDEDGDMDSDSDELDSEEIVPFSGAESLDFNAQKEAFEKEFIIKALKTFRGRINQTALHANIPKKTLLRKIEKYGINAKDYVN; translated from the coding sequence ATGCTTAAGGTTTTGGTTGTTGATGACGATCAGGGCTTAAGATTGTCCGTCAAATCGGCACTCGCAATCACGCAACGTTTCGAAGTGGATGAAGCTTTCGACGGCGTCAATGCACTTGAGAAAGTTAAAGCGAGTGAGAAGAAATATGACCTCGTCATTCTCGATGTCGACATGCCTCGCATGAACGGACTAGAGGCTCTTCGCCAAATCAAAGAATTCGATCCAGGTATCATCGTTATCATCATGACAGCTCACGCGACTTTGAACGACGCGATTCAAGCTGTAAAAGACGGTGCCTACAACTATCTGCAAAAACCGGTTGGCAGTGAAGATCTTCTGCAGCTGATCGACAAAGCTGTGAATGCCCACAATTTGATTTCAAATATTGCAGCCTCTGCTCCTGTGATGGTTGAGGCCGGCCGCAAAATCATCGGTCATACTTCGCAAATGCAGAAGGTGTTTAACATCATTCACCGTCTTGCTAAAGTTGACACTCCGGTTTTGATTCGCGGGGCTTCGGGAACAGGTAAAGAGCTTGTTGCTAAAGCGATCCACTACAACTCTGCACGCAAAGACGAAAAATTTGTTGCGATCAACTGCTCGGCTATTCCTGAAAACTTATTTGAGTCTGAGCTTTTTGGACACGAAAAAGGTTCTTTCACGGGCGCGGATCAGCGTAAAATCGGTAAATTCCAATTTGCTGAAGGCGGAACGCTTTTCTTGGATGAAGTGGGCGATATGCCGCAATTGATGCAAGTTAAAATCTTGCGCGTTCTTCAAGAAAAGGTTTTCACTCCTGTAGGTTCTAACCGCGAATTCCCAACAAACGTTCGCATCATCGCTGCGACCAATCGTCCGTTGGAAGATATGATCAAAGCGGGCACATTCCGCGAAGATCTTTTCTATCGCCTGAACGTCGTACCTATCTTCTTGCCGGCTTTGGCTGAACGCAAAGACGATATGGAACACATGGTGAATATCTTTATTAAGAAATTCAACCAAGCGCACGGCAAGCGTATCAACGGTATTGCTCCCGACGCCATGGCTGTTTTGAAAAAGCACTCTTGGCCGGGAAATATTCGTGAACTTGAAAACGTGATTGAACACGCCTTCGTTCTTGAGATGACAAACATCATCACAATCGCGTCGTTGCCAGAATCTTTGCTGATCGCTACGGGAACAAATCTAATCGATGTTCCTGTTCTAGAAACGGCTCAAAGCATTGCTTCTGCGGGAATTGCTCCGGCTGTCCAGGCTCACGCGAATCTCAACGATGATGAAGACGGCGACATGGATTCTGATTCCGACGAACTAGATAGCGAAGAAATCGTTCCTTTCTCTGGTGCAGAAAGCCTTGATTTCAATGCGCAGAAAGAAGCGTTCGAAAAAGAATTTATCATCAAAGCTTTGAAGACCTTCCGCGGCCGTATCAATCAAACAGCGCTCCACGCGAATATTCCGAAGAAAACACTTCTTCGGAAGATTGAAAAATACGGCATCAACGCCAAAGACTACGTGAACTAA
- a CDS encoding CHASE2 and HATPase_c domain-containing protein produces the protein MTLPPSLEETSSSKRGAYKVALRMAFAMGISFFIAQINLEYIESYLYDLRVRTKLFNPTSGNIELIYITPQTVQLYKGLPSAKEQNALLKNLEAAGAKAVVYDFNVVETPGSTPEKNEWEATVVQSGNVFVAGRTTPLKGEENQLFLADPLEKMSLSPAPKTTDLVNFAKDGVTRRMILTYQGRSLLPVQLASLVNPAAADIKNVRGHFDFYGTDQAYIDFHPAKTYPSSSFESVVSGQAEASRFKDKIVLIGTDLGLDEAEYITSPYSREVTAMTRIELQANTIDTLIRNSGPQKAPKFVNWLFILLASILTTHVVLTMKPTRGLIVLASTLAGFVGFSAVAFWLGGWWLPMAAPLLTIFLCYYFFIPYRLIVENRRSWEYYQKNKLLSQVEELKTNFISMMSHDLKTPIARIQGMTDMILSDTVQLSPQQREAVDTIKHSSDDLLKFINAILNYGRIESQGVQLNLQSKDINNLLQEVIRKHEFLAKVKRIQIVSELEPMFPVPVDADLMKQVFSNLVENAIKYSPEDTKIMVSSEETSEKVIVQVADQGPGIPSDELQNIFMKFFRSKNAKSSPIKGSGLGLYLAKYFTELHRGRIFVESSHGNGSTFTVELPIEQGGTHA, from the coding sequence ATGACTCTTCCTCCCTCCCTTGAAGAGACATCCTCCTCCAAAAGAGGAGCTTATAAGGTCGCTTTGCGTATGGCGTTCGCCATGGGCATCTCATTCTTTATTGCGCAGATTAATCTTGAATATATTGAATCGTACCTTTACGACCTTCGCGTTCGCACTAAGCTTTTTAATCCGACTTCTGGGAATATCGAACTCATCTACATCACGCCGCAAACCGTACAGCTTTATAAGGGCCTGCCTTCCGCAAAAGAACAAAACGCCCTTTTGAAAAACCTGGAAGCTGCCGGTGCAAAAGCGGTGGTTTATGATTTCAACGTGGTTGAAACACCCGGCTCCACTCCCGAGAAAAACGAGTGGGAAGCCACCGTCGTACAAAGTGGAAATGTTTTTGTCGCGGGACGAACGACACCGCTTAAGGGCGAAGAAAATCAACTTTTCTTGGCTGATCCTCTGGAAAAAATGTCGTTGTCTCCGGCTCCGAAGACAACGGATCTCGTCAACTTCGCAAAAGACGGTGTTACTCGCCGTATGATTTTGACGTACCAGGGCCGCTCGTTGTTGCCTGTTCAACTTGCTAGTCTCGTAAATCCTGCGGCGGCGGATATTAAAAACGTTCGCGGGCATTTTGATTTCTATGGAACCGATCAAGCATACATTGATTTCCATCCCGCGAAAACTTACCCTTCGTCTTCCTTCGAGTCCGTTGTTTCGGGACAGGCAGAGGCTTCACGCTTTAAAGACAAAATCGTTTTGATCGGGACCGATTTAGGTTTGGACGAAGCGGAATACATCACAAGTCCTTACAGCCGCGAAGTCACCGCGATGACTCGTATTGAGTTGCAGGCTAACACGATCGACACTTTGATTCGCAACTCGGGTCCGCAAAAAGCGCCTAAGTTTGTGAACTGGCTCTTTATTTTATTAGCATCGATTCTTACGACACATGTTGTGCTGACGATGAAACCTACGCGGGGTCTTATCGTTTTAGCGAGCACGCTTGCCGGCTTCGTGGGCTTTAGCGCCGTTGCATTTTGGTTGGGCGGCTGGTGGCTTCCGATGGCAGCCCCTCTTTTAACTATTTTCCTCTGTTATTACTTCTTCATTCCTTACCGTCTGATCGTCGAAAACCGCCGCAGCTGGGAATACTACCAAAAGAATAAACTATTAAGCCAAGTTGAAGAGTTAAAAACGAACTTCATTTCGATGATGTCGCACGACTTGAAAACACCGATTGCGCGCATTCAGGGAATGACGGACATGATTCTTTCCGATACCGTACAACTCAGCCCGCAACAGCGCGAAGCGGTCGATACAATCAAACACTCTTCCGACGACCTTCTAAAATTTATCAATGCGATTTTGAATTACGGCCGGATCGAAAGCCAAGGCGTGCAGCTTAATTTGCAAAGCAAGGATATCAACAACCTTCTGCAAGAGGTGATTCGTAAGCACGAGTTCCTTGCAAAAGTGAAACGAATCCAAATCGTTTCTGAACTGGAACCCATGTTCCCAGTCCCTGTTGATGCCGATTTGATGAAACAGGTCTTTTCGAACCTGGTTGAAAATGCGATTAAGTACAGTCCCGAAGACACGAAAATCATGGTTTCCAGCGAGGAAACCAGCGAAAAAGTGATCGTCCAAGTCGCCGATCAGGGGCCCGGCATTCCTTCGGATGAATTACAGAATATTTTTATGAAGTTTTTCCGCTCAAAGAATGCCAAAAGCTCTCCTATCAAGGGTTCCGGCTTAGGTTTGTATTTGGCGAAATATTTTACAGAACTGCACAGGGGACGGATTTTTGTAGAATCTTCCCATGGTAATGGATCGACTTTTACGGTAGAACTACCAATCGAGCAAGGGGGTACACATGCTTAA
- a CDS encoding radical SAM protein → MSHYGTLIAVLTYGMEQRRFKDIVAFKWNQGAPLAFHARNLEVAEISEEMWEVMEKQILTSDVSEELQNWEQENNPEVKSGKLSPGIRSLTINVTQICNLKCTYCAAGGDGTYGSPQTKINVEKTLPQLKFFIERLPDNSRFKITFLGGEPLLYPEGIQEISNYVRLMTAGRNIQAGFSIVTNGTLINEKTLQVLKNIKANVTVSVDGPAESNDKARPMKNGAGSTALVVEGLRQLVAAKESLGLLTAHGVFNRENLNVIAAYEFYRSLNVDRYEFTYSVEENDDASNKEFVAQMNEIAARAYAAGGESELRKIGLFDQYFSALDNQQQTENFCGAGKSFLMVDAKNNLFTCPWEVGNKAEQVGQGSELNEERLKGYEAPLIEQNSCQNCWARFMCGGGCMFIHKQATGNKHQKDGQFCFRTRSLIGTALLYYKKSRVSC, encoded by the coding sequence ATGTCTCATTATGGAACGCTTATTGCAGTCCTCACTTACGGCATGGAACAACGACGATTCAAAGACATTGTGGCATTTAAATGGAACCAGGGAGCTCCGCTGGCTTTCCATGCCCGCAATCTTGAAGTCGCTGAGATCTCGGAAGAGATGTGGGAAGTAATGGAAAAACAAATCCTGACTTCCGACGTTTCTGAAGAATTGCAAAACTGGGAACAAGAAAATAACCCTGAGGTGAAATCAGGAAAGCTTTCTCCGGGCATCCGTAGCCTTACCATCAACGTCACGCAAATCTGCAATTTGAAGTGCACTTATTGCGCGGCCGGCGGAGACGGAACTTACGGCTCTCCGCAAACAAAAATCAACGTTGAAAAAACTTTGCCACAATTGAAGTTCTTTATCGAACGCCTTCCCGACAACAGCCGTTTTAAAATCACTTTCTTGGGCGGCGAGCCGCTTTTGTATCCTGAGGGAATTCAGGAAATCAGCAATTACGTGCGCTTGATGACGGCGGGAAGAAATATTCAAGCTGGTTTTTCCATCGTGACAAATGGAACTTTAATTAACGAAAAAACTTTGCAAGTTTTGAAAAACATCAAAGCCAACGTGACTGTCAGCGTGGACGGTCCTGCAGAGTCTAACGACAAAGCTCGCCCTATGAAAAACGGCGCTGGCAGCACAGCTCTTGTCGTCGAAGGTCTTCGTCAGCTTGTAGCAGCTAAAGAGTCTTTGGGCCTTCTTACCGCGCACGGCGTTTTCAATCGCGAAAACTTGAACGTGATTGCGGCTTATGAGTTTTACCGTTCGCTGAACGTCGATCGTTACGAATTCACTTACTCCGTTGAAGAAAACGACGACGCCAGCAATAAAGAGTTCGTAGCGCAAATGAATGAAATCGCCGCCCGCGCTTATGCTGCAGGCGGTGAATCTGAGTTGCGCAAAATCGGCCTTTTTGATCAATACTTCTCGGCGCTCGATAACCAACAACAGACAGAAAATTTCTGTGGCGCCGGCAAGTCCTTCTTGATGGTGGATGCGAAGAACAACCTCTTCACATGCCCGTGGGAAGTCGGCAATAAGGCCGAACAAGTGGGACAAGGAAGCGAACTCAATGAGGAGCGTCTGAAAGGGTATGAGGCGCCCCTTATTGAACAGAACAGCTGCCAAAACTGCTGGGCCCGCTTTATGTGCGGCGGTGGCTGTATGTTCATTCACAAGCAAGCAACCGGAAACAAACACCAAAAAGATGGTCAGTTTTGCTTCCGCACTCGCAGCTTGATTGGAACTGCATTGTTATATTATAAAAAAAGCAGGGTTTCCTGCTAA
- a CDS encoding Crp/Fnr family transcriptional regulator: MFNASTSHGKRFVDQQVLKLKNGEILFREGDLSREMYIVQHGSIEVFKKVDEKTIILGRVERGSMVGEMSLLESLPRSASAQAVGETTLLVFDPGSFLLKIRRDPTFAFELMKLLSGRIRQTNEKLVALLAAEQLSKNALEKVVESNL, from the coding sequence ATGTTCAATGCAAGTACTTCCCACGGCAAAAGATTCGTAGATCAACAGGTGCTCAAACTCAAGAATGGGGAAATCCTTTTTCGTGAAGGTGATCTCAGTCGTGAAATGTATATCGTGCAACACGGGAGCATCGAAGTTTTTAAAAAGGTCGATGAGAAAACCATTATCCTCGGTCGTGTGGAAAGAGGCAGTATGGTGGGAGAGATGTCACTTCTGGAATCTCTGCCGCGCTCGGCTTCAGCGCAAGCGGTGGGCGAGACCACGCTTTTGGTTTTTGATCCGGGCAGCTTTCTTTTAAAAATTCGCCGCGACCCCACATTTGCTTTTGAGCTGATGAAGCTTCTAAGTGGTCGCATCCGTCAGACCAACGAAAAGTTGGTAGCATTGTTGGCTGCGGAACAGCTCTCTAAAAACGCTCTCGAAAAAGTGGTTGAGTCGAATTTATGA
- a CDS encoding UDP-2,3-diacylglucosamine diphosphatase, with protein sequence MIIDVTTEKMVVISDLHLGNPFSSSKKQLIEFLYWAAENKYDVCINGDGLEIAQVSFRKLAEDVPEVFRAVKAISRAGNRVFYIVGNHDILLENFLEDWGSLILAPFLNVRCGSQRIRIEHGHLYDPFFVKRPDLYEFLTWLGGFVLMVSPRAYKAWIKFEEWKSRVRRILTVKSEVETLPGEHPDFVIAAEEICSRGFDAIIFGHTHHAGELPLPQGRYFNSGSWLIHPNFINIQETSVEVKSFSSGLFQPENNFSNKAFPK encoded by the coding sequence ATGATTATCGACGTGACGACTGAAAAAATGGTGGTCATCTCGGATCTTCATTTGGGAAATCCATTTTCAAGCTCCAAGAAACAGCTGATTGAGTTTCTTTATTGGGCGGCGGAAAACAAATACGACGTGTGCATTAACGGAGACGGGCTTGAAATCGCACAAGTGTCATTCAGAAAACTGGCGGAGGATGTGCCCGAAGTCTTCCGCGCGGTGAAGGCGATCTCGCGCGCGGGCAATCGCGTTTTTTACATTGTCGGAAATCACGATATTCTACTCGAAAATTTCCTGGAAGATTGGGGCTCGTTGATCCTGGCTCCTTTTCTTAACGTGCGCTGTGGTTCGCAAAGAATTCGCATCGAGCACGGTCATCTGTATGACCCGTTTTTTGTGAAACGTCCTGATCTCTATGAATTCCTGACGTGGTTGGGAGGATTCGTTTTGATGGTCAGTCCTCGCGCCTACAAAGCGTGGATTAAGTTTGAAGAATGGAAATCAAGAGTGCGCCGAATTCTTACGGTGAAAAGTGAAGTGGAAACTCTTCCCGGTGAACATCCTGATTTCGTTATCGCGGCTGAAGAGATTTGCTCGCGCGGTTTTGATGCCATTATTTTCGGTCACACTCATCACGCTGGGGAACTGCCTTTGCCTCAAGGGCGTTATTTTAATAGCGGCTCGTGGCTCATACATCCGAACTTTATTAACATTCAAGAGACCTCTGTCGAGGTAAAATCGTTCTCTTCTGGCCTGTTTCAACCCGAGAATAATTTCTCGAATAAAGCATTCCCAAAATAA